The DNA segment GTTAGTTTCTTCTTCTCATATTTGCATGTGTTTATCAATTCAAAGGTTGTGGATAAGAAGAACAGAGTAGAGGCAGCTCACTTTGCTCCATTTTGGAACCAAATAATAAAATGTCTACGAGAGGAAGACTACATCACTGATTTGTAAGTGCTTTAACTAAGCTGTTGTGTCTCATGATTTCTCTTAGCTTCAGCTTTCTTTATAGTTTCATCATTGTTACCAATTTTTCTCATATGAAACCATTTCCCTAGTGAGATGGACTTGCTCCTGATGCCCAAGAATTATGGAAGTAGACTGGTTCAGTGgcctctctttcttctttccaCCAAGGTGAGTTTTGTTCCTCTCTCCTGTATTAAAAACTCAATGTTTAAGTGTGGCTATATGTGGACATTTCTTAGTGAAAATCTGTTTTCATATTTATCTACTGTAGATATTATTGGCCACAGAGATTGCTGCTGAGAGTAAGTCACAAGAGGAGATTGTGAAGAGGATCGAAAAGGATGCCTATATGAAGTATGCTGTTGAAGAAGTCTATTACAGCCTTGAACGTGTCCTAATAACAACGCTGGAAGCCGAGGGGAAGATTTGGTAATGGGTTTTGTCAGCCCTAAGATGACTTTGCTGGATGGATAAGTGATGATATTTATTGTGAATATTATTTTGTAGGGTGGACAGAATCTTCAGAGACATCCGGACCAGCATAACTATGAGAACTATACATCTTGATTTTACGTTGAAGAAACTCTCCCTTGTTATCACGAGAGTGACTGCACTCTTAGGAGTCCTGGTATTCACATTACCATGCTTATTATTATGTCTTTCTCAGAAAGTGTAACCGgatcttaattattattattatagtaGTAGTACTAATCTTCAAAATATTGTACTTTCCATTGTTATATTAGTACTGatcttcatattttttttttcttggacagaaagaaaatgaaacacCGGAGAATGCAGCAGCGGTTACCAAAGCACTTCAAGATCTATACGATGTTATGCGGCTTGACATATTAGCTGTTGATATGAGGTACATACAAACTCGATGATTTGGCAACAATCCTATTCTTTTCTTTGCTTCCAAAAATATGTTGCTTGGTGTAGGGGTCACTATGACGCGTGGAACGTGATAACTCGAGCATCGAATGAAGGTCGTCTGTTTACAAAGTTGAAATGGCCTAAAGATCCCGAGATGGTACAttgatgatatatataaatatattcattgtCAAAGGCTATAACTGCACCGATTCAGTCGTTTACTTCTTTGTGGTTTACAGAAAGCTCTCGTCAAAAGATTGTACTCTCTACTTACCATCAAAGACTCTACAGCGCCGCATGTTCCTAGAAATCTTGAGGCCAGACGCAGACTTCAATTCTTCACCAATTCTCTTTTCATGGATGTGCCACAACCAAAGCCTGTCCACCAGATGTTATCCTTCAGGTATTTCATGTTCCACATTTCCAtcatttttttccaaataaCCTCTTACTATATCTTCcctttaaactttttttttcaagtgTCTTCACTCCATATTGTTCTGAGGTTGTGCTGTATAGCATGGCTGAACTCACAAAGAGAAATGAGGATGGGATATCAATCTTGTTTTACCTTCAGAAAATATATCCAGGTGTGACATTTGCCTagctttttttttcatgtttctTACTGTTAAGTTGATTCTGccttaaattttgtaattacCATCATAGATTGATGCCTAATATATTctcaataaatatatttttgatgtttgaataaaaattagatcaaaaactagttttcattaaaatttgataatgTTGCAGATGAGTGGAAAAATTTTCTCGCACGAATAGGAAAAGATGAAAATGCGTTAGAAGGTGATCTACATAATGAGAGAGACATACTTGAACTTCGATTTTGGGCTTCGTACCGTGGACAAACGTTAGCTAGAACAGGTAGGTAAAACAAATCGCTgcattttttttgctttcttggGGATAACTGTTTCACTTCAAGATCTGATAGCTTATGTGTGTTATCTGGCAATATTATATCTGCAGTTCGAGGGATGATGTATTATAGGAAAGCTCTCATGCTTCAGTCTTATCTGGAAAGAAAAGCTGGAACAGGTAAGATCAGGCTAAGTGCTTTCTAATACACATAATCATTTTTGGTCAAGCTTTTTTTCTCAAGGGATATCTCATCACCAGTTACAGACGAGGAATCCACACTTTATGGTAATAACCCAACGGATGCTGAAGGATTTGAGTTATCTCCTGAAGCAAGGGCCCAAGCAGATCTAAAGTTTACATATGTTGTCACATGCCAAATGTATGGAAGACAGAAAGAAGATCAAAAACCTGAAGCTGCTGACATTGCACTGCTAATGCAAAGGTAATAATTAGACACCTTTTCTGGTTTTCTATACCTTAAAGTCTAGAGCTTCTGCCTATCATTGTGTTATTACAAAGCTGATCTGTTTCATTTATTTTGTCAGAAACGAAGCCCTTCGCATTGCCTACATCGATGTTGTTGATACTCTTAAAGAGGTTAAATATCATAAAGAATATTATTCAAAACTTGTGAAGGCCGACATCGATGGAAAGGATAAGGTACACCGTGATCATCTGTGAAGTTGATATATCGGTGTTTTTACTAGTTTATAATCTATGTTTTGAATCTTTCATCCAATCAAAGTATgtgatttagaaaatattttgacTCGATAAACGACTCAAGACATAAGTTATAAACTAGTAAAAACACCAATACAGTATATTAGAAATCACAAAACTAGTGTTCTTGTTTCCTAATGttaaaaacatgtaaatatgctTTAAGTTCAAAACATGTAAAAATGCTATAAGTGGTTTTATTCTGGCTATGCaggaaatttactccataagaTTGCCTGGGGATCCAAAACTTGGCCAAGGCAAAGCTGAGAATCTAAACCATGCCATTGTGTTTACTCGCGGAAATGCAGTCCAGACTATTGATGTGAATCAAGTGAGTATGCCTTCTTTCAAGATCTTCTATGCTTTTGTTATAGTTAAGTTTTCTGGAAGTTTATATAACATAAGCTTTGTAAAGAGTATATTGAATTACAGTTTGGAGTTGGACATCTCATCACATTGTGAATGCACCTGAATCTTCTATCATGATTACATGCCTGCTTTACATTCTTTTCGTGCTAGCTAAATACATCTTCAACCTTTATTTGTTAGGATAATTACTTTGAAGAAGCCTTGAAGATGAGAAATCTTTTGGAAGAATTCGATAGGGACCATGGTATAAGACCACCTACCATTCTTGGAGTTCGGGAACATGTATTTACTGGAAGGTGTGAACACCAGACATTCGtatatatctattttcttattttatatatacttcATCTTACATTAACTGTTTATGATGCAGTGTCTCCTCCTTGGCCTCTTTCATGTCCAATCAAGAAACTACCTTTGTAACTCTTGGCCAACGAGTACTGGCAAAACCCTTGAAGTAAGTTATTACTACCACCAATAAGTTTATTTTCCTTGACTTAAAAACTCATATGGAATCCTTATTCTGTCAGGATCCGCATGAATTATGGTCATTCAGATGTCTTTGACAGAGTTTTCCATATCACACGTGGTGGTATCAGCAAGGCCTCTCGGGTCATCAATGCTAGTGAAGATATCTTTGCTGGTAAGAACATACACAAATGGTTAAAAAATGAATGTTGAGCCCATTTTGATGCTATGATTTTTCAGGTTTAAACTCAACTCTACGTCAAGGGAATATTACTCATCATGAGTATATTCAAGTATGCACTTTAAACTctttacaatttaaaaaaaaaatgaaccgtatatatatacatatgtattaattttatttacagGTGGGCAAAGGGAGAGATGTGGGGCTCAACCAAATAGCTCTGTTTGAAGGGAAGGTTGCTGGTGGTAATGGTGAACAGGTTCTTAGTAGAGATGTATACAGACTTGGCCAGCTTCTTGATTTCTTTAGAATGATGTCATTCTACTTCACAACAGTTGGCTTCTATTTCTGTACAATGGTATGTCCGTCCTCTTGTATCTGGTGCTGTTACTGAAGTTTAATACTGATGATTTGACATTTTACATGGTCTCTTGCAGTTGACGGTGCTTACTCTGTATATTTTCTTGTATGGGAAGGCATACCTGGTAAGCATGGTTACCTATTCTGGTTAAGATGCTGGGTGAAGGTCTCTAATCCCCTACTTGTGTTTGAAATTGGATAGGCGTTTTCTAGAGTTGGAGCTACTATTCGAGAAAGAGCTATTCTTGTGAACAATACTGCACATAGCGCCGCCCTCAGCGTTCAGTTTCTGCTTCAGATTGGTGTCTTCACTGCTGTGCCAATGATTCTAGGCTTTATTTTGGAACATGGTTTTCTCCAGGTATTTGACTAGAATCTCTGGAGACTGGCATGTGCTCTGAGAATGCACATTCCTCTACTTGATTATCTACAGAACAATGAAGCATGTGTTCACTGATGACATATAGTCATTTGGTGAAAATGAGCTAATTTACTTTTGTGTGTTTTGGTTGAAAGTAGAGCTTGTTTATTTAACAATCTTTCATTTTGTAGGCCATTGTAAGTTTCACAGCTATGCAGTTTCAGCTGTGTACCGTCTTCTTCACATTTTCTCTTGGCACAAGAGCCCATTATTTTGGACGGACACTTCTCCACGGTGGTGCTAGTGTTTGTCAACAGTACCAAGCCACTAGAAGAGGGTTTGTACTCAAGCATATCAAATTTTCTGAGAACTACCGTCTTTATTCCAGAAGTCATTTTGTTAAAGGGTATCTCTCCTCTTATACTCTTTGTGTCTTATGTCTATACATTTCAatggtatgtttttttttctctaggaTGGAGGTTATACTCTTACTGGTTGTCTACCTTGCTTATGGAAATGATGAGGCTGGTTCTGTTTCCTACATACTTCTGACGGTTAGCAGCTGTTTCTTGGCTTTCTCTTGGCTCTTTGCTCCTTACATGTTCAACCCTTCTGGATTTGAGAGGCAAAAGTAAGTAGTGCTTGTCTGATTTAGTGTTGTGTTGTTGAGCAACATGTTCCCTCATGGAGCAAGATTTGTTTTCTCCTTCCAGAGTGGTGGAAGACTTCAAAGAATGGACAAAGTGGCTCTTTTATAGAGGTGGTGGGATTGGTGTGGAAGGAGCTGAAAGCTGGGAAGCATGGTGGGAAGAAGAACTGGTAAGAGTACTCCATTTCCAGATTTTGTAAATCTTGTTTAATCCGGGAAACTAATATCTTATCAACAGTCTCACATTGGGACCTTGAGTGGGAGGATGGTGGAGACCATATTAAGTCTACGATTCTTTATCTTCCAGTATGGTATTGTCTACAAACTGAACGTGCATGGATCAGATACATCATTTGCGGTACAATGTTTTATCTTTGTCTACACTTTAGCATATCATATACACTATTTGCAGTCTTAGCGTCATAGTTTTCATTTTAAGACCATCTGATATAATCAATCACTTGTGATAATGTTGGTTACGGTGCCATTTTTGGGGTTTTTAATGATGTTTTGAATGTGTGTAGTATGACCTGGCTGGTGTGTCTAGGCGGGATTTGTATTAATTTTATTAGTCTTCTTATCTTGTTTATCTTCTAATGTATTTATAACTTTTAGTTTTAGAGTGTAACTTACATTGCAAGAAACAACATGTCTTGTACTTCCATGAGTATGAAACTAGTTGAAGAGTAGCAGAACttatttgtgatttgttatCAAAGTTTCTTTATGATCTTTGCTGTGAAGGCAGCTGCTTAATAATATAGTACTTGTACATGTGCAGGTGTATGGTTGGTCATGGGCTGCATTTGCGGtgattttagttattttcaaGGTTGGTTTATTCATTTTCTAATAAACTTAATTCTCTTTGAGCATATTGCATTACATGATTCTGATATATCTAACATTCGGATGTACATTGAAACAGGTCTTTGCCTTTATTCAGAAGATTGCTGTCAGTTTTCGGCTTGTGCGTAGGTTTATACAAGGCCTTGCCTTATTGGTGTCTCTAGCTGGTATAATCGTAGCGGTTGTGCTGACAGAGTTGTCAGTGCAAGACATATTTGCTAGTGTTTTAGCCTTTTTACCAACAGGATGGGGAATCCTTTCTGTAAGTTTCTTTCTTATCACCTTGTTACCTTCAGTTTCTAATCTCTTTGGAGTTCAGTTTAACAATGTACTATCTCTTGTTGTAGATTGCGTGTGCTTGGAAGCCACCCATTAAGCGGATTGGGATGTGGGAATCAGTACGTTCCCTGGCAAGGCTGTATGATGCAGGAATGGGAATGCTCATATTTCTTGCCAGTGCGTTCTTATCGTTGTTCCCGTTTGTCTCTACCTTCAAACACGTATGATGTTTAACCAAGTGTTTAGTTGAATGCTATCAGTGTATATAAATGTGTTTTTCTTTATTAGTTTTATGAGTTAACGAGTGTAGTAGTAGTAGAAAATGAATGAGAGCCTATTTGTAAAATTTGAAGCATTTTAAGACTTTTGTAGATTCGGTACATGTTGCAAGTCAGACTTGTGTAGTATTGTTGTGTACATATGTTGCTTGAAGACAAAGCGAAGATCAAACTGCATGTGACTCTTCTGGTGATGGTGATTCGACTGGTCTCCCTCTGATCTTCGCTGCCAATCTTGATAACAATTGCTTAAGCCCACCTGCTTTCTTTCATGCAAGAGAAAACAATACAATCATATAAACACTAGAATCCATGTCAATTTTGCCATCTGAATTGAAAGCCTCAGTTTATTTTGAAAATCCTCAGCCCTAGAGCATTTGGTGACTAACCTTAGCTTTTGAGAAACCTTTCCTCTGCACCAATTCATCATAGCTTTGATTGATAATAAccgaataaaaaataaaaaggtttgATTTGGAATAGACGTGGAAACTCCTTTAGTTTAGCGGTTTGACTAAAAGTTCATTAATAATTCTACACTGACAATATACGGTTCAAATCTCAGAAAATCCAAATTATCGAATAAAAGTTACAAGGATTGAAATAGAGTTCATATCAtgctaccaaaaaaaaaatcggttCAGTTTGGTAACTTTTTGATTAACACTAATAAGTAATAAACTGAAAATCGAATAACCCGACCTAAACTGAATAAACCGGAAATCCATGCCCAGACGTGAGACCATATAATTACTCAACAGATTGGATCGTATCTACAAGATAATAGTTATTTACAAACTGAGCTATGTGACAACTACATATTAATCAATTTGTGAGATAgatacaagaaaaaaaagtttcccATTTGCAGAGAGAAAAGGAAGAGAGATACAGCCGCCCCTGCTCCTCCCTACAAGTCAAGACCTGTATCTTTTCCGGTGACCGGCGCGTGGCGGCTCTGTTAGCGCCACCGCCGGTCAAATCCTTCATAGTTTCTCGTCCTTTAGGTGTTGTTCTTTTCTGTGTTTAGATCTGTCCAGTTTTCGGGTTGATTGTCTTGAGAGCTCGTGGCTTGGAATGGTTTGTCAGATTTTCCGTGAGTCCCGTTGTATGCTGAAGCCAttgttctttattttgtttatgcGGCTATGGCCGTGGTTGGTTTTGGCTGCACATGGTTTCGTCTAGATCTAGAACAAACCCTTCACTGGTTTGCGTGTCCGTTCAAGTTTGTCTTACCCAAATCTCTTCTTTCGTGTCCAAGGAGTTTGGTGTAGTGAGTTTCACAGCTCGGTCTATCTAGTGGAATGGTGTTGTTGGTTTATTCTTTATAGGGAGGTTCGTGGCTTTACTAGTGGGTTCCTAAGCTTGCAATTTTTCGGTTCCTTGGTAGTGATTTGAACGCTATCCTGTCCTTTGTTGCCGCTTTCTTTCTGTTTCGGTGGGTTTTGGCGGGTTTAGACTTCGTTGGTCTCCAGATCTGTTGAGATTGGAGTGGTCTTTGTAGGGCTTTTATTGAGGCGTTGTTTGGTCGCATGAAGTGCGTCACCGCCGTATCCGGAAGTGTGCGTGACCCTAGAGTGGTTCTATCTTGCCGGGTTATAAAGTCTGGGTTCTTTGGTTTAGAGAGGAGTGCTCTCTGTTGGTAGAAGTTGATGTTATCGTTCGGTGGGCCGTGGGCGACAACGATAAATCTCGTTCAGAGTTCAGAAGTGTTTGGATGTATCGAGATGTTGCAAGCTGAAGGTGTTAGTTCCTCTATGAGGTTTTGAATTTCCTTATTTTGGATTTGTATTGTAAGCTACCCCGATGTGGGTTTCAGTCGCCTGTTTCTTAGGCTCTTGTTGCTGGGGATTTCTTGTTTTTCCGCCAGTTTAGGTATCAAACATTGTAATCGTTGCTTCGAATGAATTTTAtcagacggaaaaaaaaaagacaactaCATATTATGTCGAGAGAATCCTCTGTAAACATGTTACTATATGGTACAAAATTAAAGGATGGGCATTGGATGAATAATTGACGCGAGTGGAAACTGACTTAAATGATTTCTAATCCATTAAATATAAAGTCAAATGGCTCAGACTGGAATGTATAGAATTTGGTTTACTACCGTGTGTGAACGTTCTACACAATATCAAAATCGTAGATGGAGAAGTCaacattttgtatttttttataaggaAAGCATGACACTGACTTTTGTGACGCATTTGACTTACTGCTTTTGGGTCATTGATGACGTAATTACACTCACTGTCGTTGCAGACTAAACCTATTAAAGTATCCAAggaataaaatacaaattaagcagaaaaaacacaaaacattaTGGTTAGATTCTCCACCAGATGAAAATTGGAAAAGGGTAATTCATATAAACCAAACGTCACTGTGAAACTAGGTGAGTACCACAATTATAGATAATCTATAATACAAATCTCCGAAAAAATCTCAATATTATTATGTTGGAATAAATTTCGGTCTCATATGATTGTTGCGTGTTAAATGATAATTTGCTTAAACGGTAATCACTATTTAAACGGGCACTCTGAACCTTTATTTCTCACAAAACATCCCAACGGCAACATAAAGAAAGCCGCTCCACTACAGTGAAAAGCTCCGCCACAACCCCCGTGGAAACGATGTCGTTTCACGACAGTTCTATCACCACCTTCCTCGGGCTTCAACTACTTCTGCTCTTCTTCTGCTTTCTCTCTTCGGCAAGCTTCTCTGACGCTATCCCATCAACGTTGGACGGTCCATTCACTCCGGTGACGATTACACTAGACACCTCTCTCCGGGGAAAAGCAGTTGATTTGCCCGACTCCGATCCACGTGTCCAACGCTACGTCACCGGCTTCCAGCCGGAGCAGATTTCTCTAGCTCTCTCCTCCAATTATGACTCCATATGGGTCTCTTGGATCACAGgttcattttcattttattacCAACTCTTTTACTTTTTTCAGTTACTTGTATATAAAGTTAGGTCTTGTGGCTCTGTTGAACAAAAGATAAGATTCTTTTACTACAAGTTTCTATTTCACTAATGAAACTCTTGTTGTGTCTGAAAGGTGAGTTCCAAATCGGTACGAACGTGAAGCCGTTAGATCCGACAAGCATCGCCAGTATTGTCCAGTTCGGTACTTTGGGGGACTCACTGATTCATACAGCCACAGGATCTTCACTTGTTTATAGTCAACTTTACCCTTTTGAGGGCCTCCTTAACTATACTTCTGGAATCATACACCATGTTCGCATTACAGGTTCTTCTTTTACCTTCTTTCATGATTTTAGCTTATATATATAGACCACCCCATGTGTTGCATAGTGtgtgtattttttaaatgaaatgaCAACCCTTACTAGAATTAAAACAACTGCTTTTGCTAGTTGTAAAGCAAACCAAATGAACATGTAACGCTTTAATTtgcaaaatattttgtaaaaagtCAGAATGTTCTAGCTTTtcaaattattgttttaaaggTTACATAAAAGTAcagataaaaaattaatgagtcatttttaagtttattttaatcaaaaagttGACAATTTGGAGGTCATACCACCTATATAAAATTTGAAGgccaaatataatatatatatttttttcaaatagaaTTATTTATCCGGCTATGCCCAGATTCGACCATACTAAACAAGTTATTAAATCGACTCTTGATAATGATTTGGTTTTTGAAACGCAGGGCTGCAACCAAGTACTGTCTATTACTATCGGTGTGGGGATCCTTCACATGGTATGAGTAAGATACACCATTTCAAGACAATGCCGGTTTCTAGCCCCTCGAGTTACCCCAGCCGAATAGCAATTGTGGGTGATACTGGTCTCACTTACAACACAACAGCTACAATTAGCCACTTGGTTCAGAACTCTCCTGATCTTGTTTTACTGGTCGGTGACGTGAGTTACGCAAACTTGTATCTAACGAACGGGACTAGCTCGGATTGTTATTCTTGCAATTTCTCAAATACGCCTATACACGAGACGTATCAGCCACGTTGGGATTATTGGGGTAGGTTTATGGAGAATCTGACTTCTACAGTTCCTCTTATGGTGGTTGAAGGAAACCATGAGCTTGAGTTGCAGGCTGGGAACAAGACATTTGAAGCTTATAGCTCAAGATTCGCATTCCCTTATGTAGAAAGTGGCTCCACTTCGaagttttattattcttttaaTGCTGGTGGGATTCACTTTGTTATGCTTGGTGCCTACATCGACTTTGATAGATCAGGTTTGATATTCTTCGACTCTGACCTCTATGTTTACATGTTTGTGTGCGTTTTTACTAAGGTTTCTTGTTCGGTTTTTGGCAGGGGAACAATACGAGTGG comes from the Brassica rapa cultivar Chiifu-401-42 chromosome A01, CAAS_Brap_v3.01, whole genome shotgun sequence genome and includes:
- the LOC103849489 gene encoding purple acid phosphatase 15, yielding MSFHDSSITTFLGLQLLLLFFCFLSSASFSDAIPSTLDGPFTPVTITLDTSLRGKAVDLPDSDPRVQRYVTGFQPEQISLALSSNYDSIWVSWITGEFQIGTNVKPLDPTSIASIVQFGTLGDSLIHTATGSSLVYSQLYPFEGLLNYTSGIIHHVRITGLQPSTVYYYRCGDPSHGMSKIHHFKTMPVSSPSSYPSRIAIVGDTGLTYNTTATISHLVQNSPDLVLLVGDVSYANLYLTNGTSSDCYSCNFSNTPIHETYQPRWDYWGRFMENLTSTVPLMVVEGNHELELQAGNKTFEAYSSRFAFPYVESGSTSKFYYSFNAGGIHFVMLGAYIDFDRSGEQYEWLKMDLAKFNRSVTPWLVVTWHPPWYSTYTAHYKEAECMKVAMEELLYSYGTDIVFNGHVHAYERSNRVYNYQLDPCGPVHIVIGDGGNREKMAIEHTDEPGKCPDPLSTPDAALGGQFCPSNSTTTGAFCWDQQPPYSALRESSFGHGILEMKNATWALWTWHRNQDTNSQVGDQIYIVRQPDLCPPQNVTT